A genome region from Geobacter pickeringii includes the following:
- a CDS encoding EamA family transporter: protein MLKTFIVMLMAVSAGTIGDILLAKGMKELGDISAMNLRGILNVAFQALTTPKLIIGTAMLAVFFFLWLAVLSWEDLSVALPMQALNYVLVAFLSQWFLGETVTPMRWAGTVLVCVGVMLITRSGAH, encoded by the coding sequence ATGCTTAAAACCTTCATCGTCATGCTCATGGCGGTTTCCGCCGGCACCATCGGCGACATCCTCCTCGCCAAGGGGATGAAGGAGCTGGGGGACATCTCCGCCATGAACCTGCGCGGAATTCTCAACGTGGCCTTTCAGGCCCTCACCACCCCCAAGCTGATCATCGGCACCGCCATGCTGGCGGTCTTCTTCTTCCTCTGGCTGGCGGTCCTCTCGTGGGAGGATCTCTCCGTGGCCCTGCCGATGCAGGCGCTCAACTACGTCCTTGTCGCGTTCCTCTCCCAGTGGTTTCTCGGCGAGACCGTCACCCCGATGCGCTGGGCCGGCACGGTCCTCGTCTGCGTCGGCGTCATGCTCATAACCAGGAGCGGGGCCCACTGA
- a CDS encoding glutaredoxin domain-containing protein has product MRKIIATSLVLAVALAAGTGMAAEFPAAPQSKIDAKAPKQQQYPKIVLYSVAWCPHCKEAKEYFTSRDIPFINKDVELDDKAMEELTKKYKSQGVPVIVIGDKKVLKGFNPDMFEKAVKDFQKK; this is encoded by the coding sequence ATGCGCAAAATCATCGCGACCTCCCTCGTCCTCGCCGTTGCCCTTGCCGCTGGCACCGGCATGGCGGCGGAATTCCCTGCGGCTCCCCAGAGCAAGATCGACGCAAAGGCGCCGAAACAGCAGCAGTATCCGAAGATCGTCCTCTACTCCGTCGCCTGGTGCCCCCACTGCAAGGAGGCGAAGGAGTATTTCACTTCCCGCGATATCCCGTTCATCAACAAGGATGTGGAGCTCGACGACAAGGCAATGGAGGAGCTGACCAAGAAGTACAAGAGCCAGGGGGTGCCGGTGATCGTCATCGGCGACAAGAAGGTCCTCAAGGGATTCAACCCCGACATGTTCGAGAAGGCGGTGAAGGATTTCCAGAAGAAGTAG
- the hpnK gene encoding hopanoid biosynthesis-associated protein HpnK yields MLKNAHPKELIVNADDFGLSSGVNRAVVKGWREGILTSASLMVGGDAFEEAVALAKENPGLQVGLHLTLVQGSAVVRHDRFPSIHDRDGNFTNDPVHGGMRYFFVKSFRPQLHREIEGQILKFRETGLPLSHVDGHLNIHMHPTVFDILRELMPKHGITTFRLSRENLRQNLAIDRARPLGKAADAFIFSRLAARCRPLLDRLGIGYAAEVKGLLNSGRMTEEYLLRALDGVGDGTTEIYFHPGCLPCAEITRRMPDYRHEEELAALTSPRVKERLRALGIRLRNYRGEEKTYA; encoded by the coding sequence GTGCTGAAAAACGCCCATCCGAAAGAGCTGATCGTCAACGCCGACGACTTCGGCCTCTCCAGCGGCGTCAACCGGGCCGTGGTGAAGGGGTGGCGGGAAGGAATCCTGACCTCCGCTTCGCTCATGGTGGGTGGCGATGCCTTCGAGGAGGCGGTGGCCCTGGCGAAGGAGAACCCCGGCCTCCAGGTGGGGCTTCACCTGACGCTGGTGCAGGGGAGCGCCGTGGTCCGCCACGACCGGTTCCCGTCGATCCACGACCGTGACGGCAACTTCACCAACGATCCGGTCCACGGCGGGATGCGCTACTTCTTCGTCAAGTCGTTCCGCCCGCAGCTTCACCGGGAGATCGAGGGGCAGATCCTCAAGTTCCGGGAGACCGGCCTCCCTCTCTCCCATGTCGACGGCCACCTTAACATCCACATGCATCCCACGGTCTTCGATATCCTCCGGGAGCTGATGCCGAAGCATGGCATCACCACCTTCCGCCTCAGCCGGGAGAATCTCCGCCAAAACCTCGCCATTGACCGGGCACGCCCCCTGGGTAAGGCGGCGGACGCCTTCATCTTCTCACGGCTCGCCGCCCGCTGCCGCCCCCTGCTGGACCGGCTCGGCATCGGCTATGCGGCCGAGGTGAAGGGGTTGCTTAACTCAGGGCGGATGACCGAAGAGTATCTCCTGAGGGCCCTGGACGGGGTGGGGGATGGCACCACCGAAATCTACTTTCACCCCGGCTGTCTCCCCTGTGCCGAGATCACTCGCCGGATGCCCGACTACCGGCACGAGGAGGAGCTGGCGGCACTGACGAGCCCCCGGGTGAAGGAGCGTCTCCGGGCGCTCGGCATCAGACTCAGGAATTATCGCGGAGAGGAAAAGACGTATGCTTAA